The sequence GCGGTCGGGTGAGGTGACGTACGAGCTGACCGTGGCCGGGCGCACCGACGCGGGGGTGCATGCCCGGGGGCAGGTGGCGCATGTCGATCTGCCCGAGGAGCTGTGGGCCGAGCACCGGGAGAAGCTGCTCAAGCGCATGGCCGGGCGGTTGCCGAAGGACGTGCGGGTGTGGGCGCTGACCGAGGCGCCGAGCGGGTTCAACGCACGGTTCTCGGCGATGTGGCGGCGGTACGCCTATCGCGTCACCGACAATCCCGGCGGGGTCGACCCGCTGTTGCGCAGCCATGTGCTGTGGCACGACTGGCCGCTCGACGTCGACGCCATGAACGAGGCGGCCCAGGGGCTGCTCGGCGAGTACGACTTCGCCGCCTACTGCAAGAAGCGGGAGGGCGCGACGACCATCCGTACGCTCCAGGAGCTTCGGCTGGTGCGGGGGAGCGACGGGGTGATCACCGCCACCGTGCGGGCGGACGCCTTCTGCCACAACATGGTGCGGTCGCTGATCGGGGCGCTGCTGTTCGTGGGGGACGGGCACCGGGGGGCCGACTGGCCGGCGAAGGTGCTGGCCGCGGGGGTGCGGGACTCCGCCGTGCACGTGGTGCGGCCGCACGGGCTGACCCTCGAAGAGGTCGGCTATCCGGCCGACGAGCTGCTGGCCGCGCGGAACAAGGAGGCGCGCAACCGGCGGACGCTGCCGGGCGCGGGGTGCTGCTGAACGCTGTTCACCAGCGAAAACCCCCTGGAGGGCGTTGCCCGCGGTGTACCGCGCGTGGCGCCCTTTATGGGCTTCGGCGAAATCCATATGTAACGTGGATCTTGCTGCCTTATATCGGACGTAAGGCGTCATGTCTGACTTACTTCCTCACGCGTATCTTACGCAGCTCATGAAACTCGGTTATGATTTCGCGGCCCGGCCAGTAGTTCGAATGGGGTGGCTGGGCAAGGGGCGGGGATCATCGGGCTGCTGCATGCCCGGGGGTGGGTTTTTTCATGACATCAGTAGGTCCTGTGCGGACCGGGGGGCGGCGCAGCACGCGCCAGACCGGGAGACGGAGGGCGGGGCGCGGCGGCCAGGCATCGCTTGGACTGCTGCCTCTGCCGCCGACGGAGAGGGAGAAGTACTCCTACGCCAGACGGCACCTGTGGATCCTCACGATCAGCTCGCTGGTCAGCTTCTGCTGCCTGATCATGAGCCAGTTCAAGCTCGCGCAGTCCACTCCCGTGCTGTGGATCTACACACCGCTGCTGGTCTTCACGGTGATCTACTACCTGATCTCGCTGCGGGTGAACGGATTCACCCGGGACTTCGACATCAAGCACCACCGGGCACTCGTGGCGAGCTGGCGGCCCGGGACCTACCCCTCCGTCGACGTCTTCCTGCCGGTGTGCGGCGAGCCCATCGAGGTCCTGCACAACACCTGGACCCATGTGCGGGCGATGGCCGACCGCTACCCCGGCGTCTGCGTGCCCTTCGTGCTCGACGACGGCGCCAGCGCCGACCTTGAGGCGATGGCCCACGACTTCGGCTTCCGTTACGGGACCCGGGAGAACCGCGGCTGGTTCAAGAAGGCCGGCAACATGCACTTCGGCTTCGAGCAGTCGGACGGGGAGTTCATCCTCATCCTCGACGCCGACTTCACGCCGCGCGCCGACCTGCTCGAAGAGATGCTGCCGTACATGGACGAGAACCCGAAGACCGGGATCGTCCAGTCGCCGCAGTACTTCCGTGTCCTCGACTCGCAGAACTGGATCGAGCGCGGCGCGGGCGCGGTGCAGGAGCTGTTCTACCGCTCCGTGCAGGTGTCCCGGCAGGGCAGCGACGGCGCCATCTGCGTCGGCTCGTGCGCCATCTACCGGCGGGCCGCCCTGGACGACAACGGCGGTACGACGCTGATCGAGCACTCCGAGGACGTCCACACCGGCTTCGACCTGCGCGGCCTCGGCTGGGACCTGCGGTACATCCCCGTCGCCGTGTCCACGGGTGTGTGCCCGGACAGCGCGGGCGCCTTCTTCAACCAGCAGTACCGCTGGTGCTCGGGCTCGATGAGCCTGATGGGCAGCAAGAAGTTCTGGCAGCGGAAGATCAAGTTCTCCAGCCGGCTCTGCTACATGTCGGGCTTCTTCTACTACATCCACACGGCGCTGTTCACCTTCGCGGCGCCCGTGATCCCCGTCGTGCTGCTGCTGATGATGCCGGACAAGCTGAAGGTCGAGCATCTGCTCCTGGTGCTGCCGAGCATCCTCTACACCACCATCATCTTCCCGATGTGGCACAAGGCCCCCTACCGCCTGGAGGCGTGGGCGGCCCGCATGATGTACGGCTGGGCGCACTTCTTCGCCATCTACGACATCCTGCGCAAGAACCGCATGGGCTGGCAGCCCACCGGATCCGCCGGCGCGAAGAAGAACAAGACCCGCCGGTTCTGGATCGGTATGTGGGTGTGGGGTGGCGGCACCGCCCTGATCTGGGTGGGCGCCGCGGTGTGGCGGCTGTTCACGATGAACGCCCCCGACTTCGCCCTCATCCTTTCCACCGGACTCTTCTACGCCCTGGTCGTGGGACGTGTCCTGGTGCAGCCCCGAGCGGAGAGCGCTGCCTGATGTTCCTGACACGTGTACGCACCACCGCGGCCGGCTGCGCGCTGGCCCTGTCCGCGCTGTTCACCCTGAGCGGCTGCTCCCTGCTGGACGACTCCGGCACGTCGGCCTCGTCCGAGGGCGGCGGCTCCGGAGGCTCGGGCGAGGACGCCCGGGGCGCGGACTCCGACATCCCCTACG is a genomic window of Streptomyces sp. NBC_00414 containing:
- the truA gene encoding tRNA pseudouridine(38-40) synthase TruA, yielding MSDEVAPGHVRVRLDLSYDGSEFSGWAKQAGGRRTVQGEIEDALRTVTRSGEVTYELTVAGRTDAGVHARGQVAHVDLPEELWAEHREKLLKRMAGRLPKDVRVWALTEAPSGFNARFSAMWRRYAYRVTDNPGGVDPLLRSHVLWHDWPLDVDAMNEAAQGLLGEYDFAAYCKKREGATTIRTLQELRLVRGSDGVITATVRADAFCHNMVRSLIGALLFVGDGHRGADWPAKVLAAGVRDSAVHVVRPHGLTLEEVGYPADELLAARNKEARNRRTLPGAGCC
- a CDS encoding glycosyltransferase family 2 protein; translated protein: MMSQFKLAQSTPVLWIYTPLLVFTVIYYLISLRVNGFTRDFDIKHHRALVASWRPGTYPSVDVFLPVCGEPIEVLHNTWTHVRAMADRYPGVCVPFVLDDGASADLEAMAHDFGFRYGTRENRGWFKKAGNMHFGFEQSDGEFILILDADFTPRADLLEEMLPYMDENPKTGIVQSPQYFRVLDSQNWIERGAGAVQELFYRSVQVSRQGSDGAICVGSCAIYRRAALDDNGGTTLIEHSEDVHTGFDLRGLGWDLRYIPVAVSTGVCPDSAGAFFNQQYRWCSGSMSLMGSKKFWQRKIKFSSRLCYMSGFFYYIHTALFTFAAPVIPVVLLLMMPDKLKVEHLLLVLPSILYTTIIFPMWHKAPYRLEAWAARMMYGWAHFFAIYDILRKNRMGWQPTGSAGAKKNKTRRFWIGMWVWGGGTALIWVGAAVWRLFTMNAPDFALILSTGLFYALVVGRVLVQPRAESAA